The stretch of DNA TCCACCGGAAAGTTTGCAAATGTTTTAGCGAGATCAGGATATTCATTGACATGGGCGAGCAATTCCAAATGCCAACCAAAGGGTTCGATGTGCCTAGCGATTACAGTTAATTCATCGATTGGTAAGCCTTTCGATTTATCGGCAACATCGACAACATTGCAACGAATACCTCGCACGCCAGCTTGATGAAGCTTCTCAAGTTCAGCATCACTGATATCACTGTCTATGACTGCAACCCCACGAAATCTGTTGGGGTTCGCAGAGAGTGCAGCCAGCATGGCTCGATTATCAGTGCCATATACGCTGGGCTGAACTAAGACGGCGCGATCAACCCCCAACATATTCAATAGAGACTCGTATTTAGTCAGTGTGGCATCGGGTGGGGTGTAGATGCGCTCATCAGCATAAGGAAACTCCAAGGCTGGCCCACATACATGAGCATGGCAATCTACCGCCCCAGCAGGAAATTGAATCTTGGGTGATCGAATTTCCGGATCTGGGGCCTGGCAGAGTGGTGCAGCGTGTATTGAGTTCAATTTACCTTAGCCACTTACTGAGGTTCAATATTGGCATCTTTGGCAATCTTCTGATACTTCGCCATTTCTTCGCGCACAAACTTAGCAAATTCTTGTGGGCTCATTGGTGTTGCTTTAATTCCTTTGGCTTCATAAGCGGCTTTCACTTCGGGGGATTGCATTGCCAAATTGATATCTTGATTAATCTTTTTCACAATCGCTGATGGCACACCAGCAGGTGCCCATACACCAAACCAAAGACCAATTTCAAAGTTGGAGTAACCCAACTCAGCAATGCTTGGGATATCTGGAACGGCGGCATTACGTGCTTTGCTAGTAACCCCAAGCGCCCTTACTTTGCCGCCTTTGAGCTGCCCGATAGCAGTATCGAGTGGAGCCATGTAAAAAGCAGTACGCCCAGCCATCGTGTCTGAAATAGCTTCTGGTGACCCTTTGTAAGGAACGTGAATGAGCTTAATGCCCATCATTTGATTAAAGTACTCGGCTGCAAGGTGGGTTGAGCTACCAACGCCTGCCGATGCAAAAGTAATTTCACCAGGCTTGGATTTTGCCGCGATCACCAGATCTCTGATGGATTGGTATGGACCCTCTGCAGACGTGATTAAGACGTAAGGAGTTTGTCCAAGGATATCGACATCAACGAGACTCTTCAATGGATCGTAAGGCAGTTTTTTATAGATTGCAGGATTAGCTGCGTATGAGGCAGATTGCACCAGAAGAGTGTATCCATCAGGCTCGGCACCGACTACTGCACCAGTACCGATTAAGCCACCAGCACCAGGACGATTTTCAATGATGACGGATTGTTTCCAAGTTTCAGAAAGGCTCTTGGCAACGATTCTGCCCGCGATATCTGCGCCAGACCCAGCGGTCAGGGGCACAATCATCTTGACTGTTCTATTGGGGTAGCTTTGCGCATTGGCAGTCATTGAAACGAGGTTCAGGCTCAAGCCCAAGCCAATGAGTAAGCTGACCAATAAGTTACGCTTCAGCAAACGGGGGGATTGCAATATCTTTTGCATCATGTCTCCTTAGTATTTTTATTGTTTCGTTGGATAATCTACCATGCTCCTTTCAAGATCTCCATGATTAAGACGGGATATTTAAAAATTGCCGAGCCGGTTAGAAAGTAGAGACAAATGAGCCAAAAACTAGAAAAACAGATCATTAAGGTGAATGGAATTGATATTGCCTATCGTTTTGATGGTCCTAGCGATGGTCATGTGGTGATAATGGCTAACAGCTTAATGTCTGACTGCAGTATGTGGGATTGGAATGTGCCTGCATTAAGTGATCGTTATCGAGTACTGCGCTTTGATAAACGTGGGCACGGGGACTCAGAAACAACCCCGGCGCCCTATAGCATCCCTCAATTGGCTGATGATGCAATTGGCTTATTAGATGCACTGAAAATTGATAAAGTGCATTTTATTGGACTCTCAATGGGCGGCATGATTGGTCAGCAACTTGGTGCCCGTTTTCCGGAGCGTGTTTATTCTCTATCCCTTTGTGACACAGCTAGTGAAATGCCACCACGCAGTTTGTGGGAAGAGCGTTTTGAGATTGCTCGAAAAGAAGGAACTGCTGGTTTGGTGGATGGCACTATTAAGCGCTGGTTTACCGCCCCATTCATTGCGCGGGCACCTCAAGATATTGCCAAGGTGCGCGAGATGATTTTAGGTACCGGAGTTGAGGGTTATCTGGGATGTGCAAGTGCGGTAAGAGATATGGCACAAACCACCATGCTCTTAAAAATTAAGGCCCCAACACTCATCTTGACTGGTCGTCAGGATCCTGCCTGCACTGTGGATCAAGCTATTGTGCTGAACCGTATGATTGATGGATCCAAGTTTGTCATATTGGAAGATGCCGCACATTTGTCTAATATTGAGCAGCCAGAAGCATTTAATCGCAGCATTCGTGACTTTATTGATTCAGTCGATAACACTTTGTAGGAATGTATTTAAACATTAAAGCGCTATGTCAATGAAAAAAACAGACCTCTATAAAAACCTTGCCCTGACCACTGCTCAGCGCATGAAAAATGCTGCAAAGACACCAAAGCCAGGTACGGCAGAAGGTATTGCAAAAACCAAGAAAGAGCTTGCTAGTAGTAATCCTATGCTGGCCTCTTTAATGGGCAAGACTAAATCCAAATAGCGCTCACGATTCTTGAAGCAAGACCCCCCATTCTTTCTGATAGATCTGCTGAAGGTCTTTGCTGCTCTAGTTATCATCCTGCATCACCTATCTAGCTATGGTCAGATTGCAGAAGATGCCCGAGCATTCTTGCCAGGTGTGATGAACTTCTTATTTGAGTATGGTCGCTATGCCGTACAAATTTTCTTAGTCATGGCAGGTTATCTCGCAACCCAATCTCTGACACGATTTGCGAATGCAAAATTGAGTAGCCAAAATTTATTGCGAGTCATTATCAATCGTTATTTGCGTTTGTTTGCTCCCTATATAGTCGCCTTAGTTTTTACGATTCTCTGTGCCTGGATTGCACGCTTTTGGGTTAATGATGAGTTCGTTGGCGAGCAAGAAACGCTCGGTCAGTTCCTGGCGCACTTATTCTTCTTGCAAGGTATCTTAGGCTTAGATTCGATCTCTGCTGGCGTTTGGTATGTAGCGATTGATTGGCAGTTGTATTCAGTACTAGCGGTCCTACTGATTAGTTTTTCTTCTTATCAGGCTTTGATTTGGTTCATCAGCATCATTGCGACTGCTTCTTTGCTGTACTTCAATCGCTCGAATCAGTATGAGGCCTACTTCATTTACTTTATTGGCTCATATAGCCTTGGTGTATTGGCTTATCTTGGGAAGAACTTTGCGGATAAGAAGATCCAAGGCTTAGTCAAGTTTGTGCTGATTGCAATCGGAGTGATTATCGTGATCTCTTCATGGCATCAAGTGTGGTTACGAAATTTCTTGGCTTGGTTTGTGGCTATTGCGTTACTGGTATGGGGCAATACTGCTTATCCTAGTGCAGGTTCTGTGACTCACGGATTAAGAGTATCGCTATTGCGAGCGATTGCTTGGGCGAGCCCGCGATCTTATTGCGCTTTCTTAATTCACTTTGCATTTATCTTGCTTGCGAACACGCTTTATATTGCTTCTGGAATTCACACTCACGAGAGTGGGCTGATTGCAATGGGCTTAATGCTGGGGGTTGTGGTGTGTAGCGCTATTGCTGCCAACTATATGTATCGCTGGGTAGAAATTCCCTCAGCCAAGCTGAAGATCTAAAGCAACAATTTAAATCCCCATATCCTTAAGAACACGGAAGATCTCTCGATAAGCCTTAGGGGGTTTATTGGATTCTTTTTCCTTGCGCGCATTACGGATGAGGGTGCGCATATTCTGAATATCCATGTCCGGATATTGCTCAATCATCTTGGTAAAGGTTTCATCATTTGCGATTAGGCGATCGCGATAAGACTCTAGATGATGCAGCTTTGCGGTCTCTGCTTTGCTGATGCCTTGGATAGCATCTAAACGCTTTTGAATAGCATTTAACTCCTCTTCATCCAAAAAGCGCATGAGCTTGCCAAGATATTGTTTATGTCGACGGATTGCCTCAAAACTCTTAATCTTGTTGGTTTCTGCAATGGAAGCTTTAATGGCTTCATCCATTGGTATGGTCTTCAAGGCATCGCTACTAAGCGCTGCTAGAACTTCAGCCAGCTTTTGACGCTCGGTCATCAAGCGCTTTAGCTCAGATTTGCTTGGGCCCTCATCAAGATCTTCCTTCTTGGGGGTGCGGTTCTTTTCATTGACATGCATGGGCGTATTTTAGACGGGTATTTGCCGTTTCTAGCTGAATCACCTAATTTCTTCGTATTGGGAGAATTAGTAAATAATAGAGTTTAAAAATAGGTATCGATAAAAGTAGAGACATGAGTACAACAAGTCATCAAAACACCTACGACTTCATCATCATCGGCGCGGGCAGCGCGGGCTGCATGCTTGCCAAGCGTTTGACTGAGAATCCAGCTAAACGGGTTCTTTTGATTGAGGCCGGCAAGAACGATAACTACATCTGGATCCATGTGCCAGTTGGTTATTTGTATTGCATCGATAACCCAAGAGCAGATTGGCGTTTTAAGACTGCTACTGAAAAAGGCCTTAACGGACGCTCACTGCTATATCCACGTGGTCGGATTTTGGGCGGCTGCTCTTCAATTAACGGCATGATCTATATGCGCGGCCAAGAGGGTGACTACGCATCTTGGGTTAGTTCAACTGGTGATGACTCTTGGTCTTGGCAAAATGCATTGCGTCGATACAAATCATTTGAGGATTACCACGGTACTGCTAATCAGTGGCATGGCAAAGGCGGAGAATGGACAGTCTCTAAGCAGCGTTTGCGTTGGCCCATCATGGATGTTTTTAGAGAGGCTGCAGTGCAAGCGGGTATCCCAGCATCAGATG from Polynucleobacter duraquae encodes:
- a CDS encoding amidohydrolase family protein — translated: MNSIHAAPLCQAPDPEIRSPKIQFPAGAVDCHAHVCGPALEFPYADERIYTPPDATLTKYESLLNMLGVDRAVLVQPSVYGTDNRAMLAALSANPNRFRGVAVIDSDISDAELEKLHQAGVRGIRCNVVDVADKSKGLPIDELTVIARHIEPFGWHLELLAHVNEYPDLAKTFANFPVDLVFGHFGYSHTKYGINDKGFQGLLELLRNNKAWVKMTGPYRICDGDFPYADMRVFNDAVIKANSKRLIWGSDWPHVMVKKQMPHDADLCDLLGSWVSDPELRKAILSNNPCMLYDFPVFTGNY
- a CDS encoding Bug family tripartite tricarboxylate transporter substrate binding protein, whose amino-acid sequence is MMQKILQSPRLLKRNLLVSLLIGLGLSLNLVSMTANAQSYPNRTVKMIVPLTAGSGADIAGRIVAKSLSETWKQSVIIENRPGAGGLIGTGAVVGAEPDGYTLLVQSASYAANPAIYKKLPYDPLKSLVDVDILGQTPYVLITSAEGPYQSIRDLVIAAKSKPGEITFASAGVGSSTHLAAEYFNQMMGIKLIHVPYKGSPEAISDTMAGRTAFYMAPLDTAIGQLKGGKVRALGVTSKARNAAVPDIPSIAELGYSNFEIGLWFGVWAPAGVPSAIVKKINQDINLAMQSPEVKAAYEAKGIKATPMSPQEFAKFVREEMAKYQKIAKDANIEPQ
- the pcaD gene encoding 3-oxoadipate enol-lactonase; the protein is MSQKLEKQIIKVNGIDIAYRFDGPSDGHVVIMANSLMSDCSMWDWNVPALSDRYRVLRFDKRGHGDSETTPAPYSIPQLADDAIGLLDALKIDKVHFIGLSMGGMIGQQLGARFPERVYSLSLCDTASEMPPRSLWEERFEIARKEGTAGLVDGTIKRWFTAPFIARAPQDIAKVREMILGTGVEGYLGCASAVRDMAQTTMLLKIKAPTLILTGRQDPACTVDQAIVLNRMIDGSKFVILEDAAHLSNIEQPEAFNRSIRDFIDSVDNTL
- a CDS encoding acyltransferase family protein, which produces MKQDPPFFLIDLLKVFAALVIILHHLSSYGQIAEDARAFLPGVMNFLFEYGRYAVQIFLVMAGYLATQSLTRFANAKLSSQNLLRVIINRYLRLFAPYIVALVFTILCAWIARFWVNDEFVGEQETLGQFLAHLFFLQGILGLDSISAGVWYVAIDWQLYSVLAVLLISFSSYQALIWFISIIATASLLYFNRSNQYEAYFIYFIGSYSLGVLAYLGKNFADKKIQGLVKFVLIAIGVIIVISSWHQVWLRNFLAWFVAIALLVWGNTAYPSAGSVTHGLRVSLLRAIAWASPRSYCAFLIHFAFILLANTLYIASGIHTHESGLIAMGLMLGVVVCSAIAANYMYRWVEIPSAKLKI
- the yjgA gene encoding ribosome biogenesis factor YjgA, translated to MHVNEKNRTPKKEDLDEGPSKSELKRLMTERQKLAEVLAALSSDALKTIPMDEAIKASIAETNKIKSFEAIRRHKQYLGKLMRFLDEEELNAIQKRLDAIQGISKAETAKLHHLESYRDRLIANDETFTKMIEQYPDMDIQNMRTLIRNARKEKESNKPPKAYREIFRVLKDMGI